A segment of the Melioribacteraceae bacterium 4301-Me genome:
AAAAAAATGCTCCGCTAATGTATCATGATATTCGGAAAAAATAACAATTTCTTTAATGCCTGCAGTAATTAAGGCCTTTGAACAATTTGTGCAGGGCATGTTTGTAATATAAGCTGTAGCACCTTGCGTGCTGATTCCATGTGAAGAACATTGTAAAATTGCGTTCATTTCTGCGTGTATAGTTCTTACACAATGATTGTCAACAATCATACACCCAACATCTTCACAATGTTCATCGCCGGGTATAGAACCATTGTAGCCGGTAGATAGTATCTGCTTATCTTTAACAAGCACACAGCCGCAATGCATTCTTGGGCATGTAGCTCTTTCAGATACTAACATTGCTAATTTGAGAAAGTATTCATCCCACGATGGTCTTTTTGGTTTCATTTAATATGCTCGTTAAAATTATTAATAAATATAAGTAATTAAAATGAGTCCTCGTATAAAATTACAACATCATCGCTTGCAGGGTGACCAACACAAGTTAAACAATAGCCAAGTTTTATTTCATCTTCAGAGAGTGCAGTTTGTTCAATTAATTTTAATTTGCCTGAGAGTAGTTTTGCACGACAAGTTCCACATTCGCCTATTTGACAGGAGTTTGGTAATTCAAGCCCAAGTGATAAAGCTTTTTGTAAAATTGTCTCGTCAGGTTTAATTTTTATTTTATGTGCTTTGTCCTTAAATATTATAGTGATATCGCGTTCTACCTCTTCGGTTTGATCGGCTTCATTTAGGATAGAAATGGTAAAATTTTCTCTATGTATTTTTTTCTTTGTAATTTTTAATTCAACTAATGCATCTAATACATTTTTCATCATGCCTTCAGGTCCACATAAATAGTATTCAGCTTTTTCTAAAATATCAAAGTTAAATTTTGATAGGTATTCAATAGCTTTTTCTTTTGTTATTCTCCCGGTATCGCCTTTCCAATCGTCAGACGGTTGTGTAAGTGTATGCTTAAGAATAAAATTATTTGGAAATCTTAGTTGCAGCTCCTCAAGTTCTTCTTTGAAGATGATATCTTTTTCTGTTTTATTAGAGTAATATAAATAAACTTGAGGTTTTTCCTTTTCAAGCAGAGCAGTTTTTAAAATAGAGTAGAGCGGAGTTATTCCGCTTCCTGCACCAAACAAAAAAATTTTTTTTCCGTTGCCATTGGTAGAGTAAACAAAATTACCAAGTGGAGGCAATGAGTATAATATATCTCCTTTTTTAATTTCATCTAGTAACTTATGTGAAGCGAAGCCATTTTTTACTTTTTTTATGGTTATGCGGATAGTGGGTAAATCGTATGGTGAGGAAGAAATTGAATAGCCCCTTCTAATTTCTTCGCCGTCTATGTTAAACAAAAGGGTCAAAAATTGACCGGCAAGGAAGTCTACCTTTAAGCCATTTTTTTCAGTTAAAATAAAGCTGACAGTATCATGGGTTTCTCTAATTATGTTTTTTACCTCAAGATGTAGAAGTTTTTCCATTAATAAAAATCTTTATTAAAATTTGAACTTACAAAAATAAAAAACCGTTATGGTGAGGGCAAACCATAACGGCTTTAATAGTGAGATAAGGAGGGTAATTCACTAATTTAAGGGCGCTGATTTTGTTTTTGTCAATAATTGTACCATTATTATAAGAATAAAATATGCTCGTTTCTTTATTTTTTAAAACGCCTTTTATGTCAAAGGAAAATATTACATGAAATAGTTACTTTTTACCGATTGTGTTAATTCTAAGTTTTCTAATGAAAGACTTGCTTTTCGGGTTGATAAGTCATAATCAATTTTAAATAAATCATTCGTCAAACGGGAATAATTATACTAGTCATTTAATCTGAAAAGAGAATTGATAAAAAGAGTTTCACTGTTATTAATGATGGTTAGATTACAGTATAATTTTAAATTGCTCTGAGCAGAATCTTGAAGGTAGTTCCTTCATTTGGGATGGTTTGTTTTACGAAAATCTTGCCGTTATGGTAGTCTTCAATTATTCTTTTGGATAAACTTAATCCTAAGCCCCATCCTCTGCGTTTAGTGCTAAAACCTGGCCTAAAAATATCTTTTTTGTTTTTGTGCTCTATCCCTTTGCCATTGTCTTTTACTTCAATTTCTACGAATTTTTTATTTCCTTTAATTTCCAAATCAATTCTACCTTCTTTATGTTCAATTGCATCAAGTGAATTTTTAATCAAGTTTTCAATGACCCATTCAAATAATTCGGCATTCATCCTAGCTTTTATGTTTTTGTCTCCTGTAAGATTTATGGTTACATTTTTGCCTAATTGCGGTAGTCTTCTCTGAAAATAATTTATAACGTTTTCAATAACCTCATATGGAGAATCTTCAACTAGTTCTGGTTTTGAACCGATCTTTGAAAATCGTTTGGCAATTTTATAAAGTCTTGTTATATCGTTCGAAATTTCCTCTGATGCATCGAGCACTTTATCTGGATTGTTATAGTTCATTTTAAGAATTTCATTCCAGCCCATAAGACTTGAAATAGGGGTTCCCAGTTGGTGAGCTGTTTCTTTTGACATACCAACCCATATATTACTTTGCTCGCTTTTTTTCAGGTAGTTAAATCCTGTATAAGCAATTAGTATGAAAAATATAGCAAATATTATTTGAAGGTAAGGATAGTAACGAAGGCGTTGTACTAAATCAGAATCTCCATAATATATTTTTGAAAGTGTTACATCTTTGTATTTTACATTTATAGGCGGGTGTATTTTTGCCAGTTCTCGAACTTTTTCTTGCAAGAATTTTATTTTTTGTTGTTGAGTAAGTTTAGGGTCAATTTCTATGTTGTTATATCCGCTTCCTTTAATTTCAGAAGTAACTTTTCCTTCTGAATTAGTTAGTATTACAGGGAAATCTATTTTTTGGATAATATTTTGGAAAATAAATGTAATGTCACTGTTTTGAGTTTCCGAGTTTGCAATAAATTCTAGACTTTGGGCATAAAGTTGAACAATTTCTTTTTCCCTTTCTTGTAATCGCTTTATTAAGCCTTGAGTGTAAAACAATGTGCCTGCAGCAATTGCAACCGCAATTATCAAAAGCGAGATTTTAATATTAACGGAGTTATATATTTTTTTCATTTTTTATGCCCGGTGGATTTAGAAAAAGACAAATCTCGTAAATAACAAAAGTATAAAAAGAACGAAAAAGCCGAAAAATTCCACCAATAAGCAGTGCGTGAATTATAATTCAATTGTTTGATCTCTTCTTGCTCCGACAGATATAATACTAATTTCAAAGCCGGCTTGTTGAGAAATGAAGGACAAATAATCTTTAGTCTCCGACGGTAAATCATCGTAATACTTAATGTTGGATATATCAACTTTCCACCCGGGTAATGTTTCGTAAATTGGGGTAACTCTCTCTAAAAGATTGACATTATTCGGATACGATTTTAATCTTTTACCATTAATTTCATAGCCAATGCAGACTTTAATTTCGTCGAGATAACTAAGCACATCAAGTTTTGTAATAGCAGCTCTTTCGATTCCATTAATCATTCTTGAATAATTTACCAAGAAAGCATCGAACCAACCGCAACGTCTTGGTCTACCAGTAGTGGCACCAAATTCATTACCTACTTTTCTAAGTTTATCGCCCTCTTCACCTGTAAGTTCAGTAGGAAAAGGGCCTAATCCTACTCGAGTTGTGTAAGCTTTCACTATTCCAAAGACTGAACTAATTTTAGTAGGTGGAATCCCGGTTCCAGTGCATGCACCGCCAGCAGTAGGATTTGATGAAGTTACAAAAGGATATGTGCCAAAATCAACATCTAACATAGTACCTTGAGCGCCTTCTAACAAGATAGCTTTTTCATTATCGATTGCTTTATTTAAAAAAGTGGGTACATCAGTAATGTATTTGTCTATTAACTTATCGAACTCAATGTATTCTTTAATTATTTCATTAACGTCTAGTTCTTTTTGATTATAAACTTTTTTTAAAATATTATTTTTTTCTTCGATATTAATTTTAATTTTTTCCTCAAGAACTCTACGGTCTAATAAATCAACTATTTTAATTCCTTTACGAGCATATTTATCTATATAGCATGGTCCAATTCCACGACCGGTAGTACCAATTTTAGTTGCACTGCTTTCATTAATTGAGTCCAAAAGTTTATGATAGGGCATAATTAAATGAGCATTTTGACTGATAAATAATCTACCTTCGCTAGAAATCCCGTTTTCCTCTAAAAATTTAATTTCATCCAGCAAAGCTTTTGGGTCAATCACTACGCCGTTACCTATAACACATTGAACATTTTCTCTTAAAATTCCTGATGGAATTAAATGAAGTATAAACTGCTTTTCGCCAATTAAAACTGTATGACCAGCATTAGCCCCGCCTTGATAACGCACAACTATATTGTATCTTTCGCTTAATATGTCAACAATTTTTCCTTTGCCCTCATCGCCCCATTGACTGCCTACTAATACCGTTATGTTCATATCAATCCATAATTTAATTTTAGTTCATTTTTACTCGCTAAATTTCAAAGAAAATTTTTTGTTATCTTCTTAGAGTAGCTGAAAGATAAATGGAGAAGTGTGATAATTTATTTAAAACTTTCCACTGCTTTATCCACTGAATCATAATGTTCGAATATTGTAATTAATTTAGTTATCACGAGTAAGCTTTCAATTTTTTCTGTAGCATTTGCCAGCTTCATATTACCACCGCCGTTTTTCAGTGTAGTATAACCACTAATTAACATTCCTAAGCCAGAACTGTTCATAAACTTTGTTTCTGAAAGATCAATAACTACATTTTTTTTGTTTTGTTTAATGAGATCGTGAAGAAGGTCGCTAAATTCTTGAGCTTCAGGGCCTCCCATTACATTACCTTTTAGCTCAATAACTACAGCATTGTACTTCTCATATGTTTTTATTTTCATAAAGGTCTCCAGATTTTTTTGGTGTTAAAATTTTTGAGAAAGATTTATTTATTAACTCACCGAAAGGTATTGGATATAATCAATAATAAATATTTATATTGGTAATTAAGTTATTGAATATTACAGTAAAAATAAAGCTTTATCTAATGTTTTTAGTTGTTTACTCTTTTGGTCTCAACTTAATATGCACTAATTAGGAACAAACTTCAAAAGGCTACGTCTAATAAATGGATTTTTCAGATAATAAAAAAGTACTTGGTAATAATTCAACAAAACTTTTCGAATTAGATGACTTTGAACTAATTAAACGTTTTATAAATGGTGACCAAAGTGTGTTTAGAGTATTGGTAGGTAAGCACAAGGATAAGGTAAGAAATCTTGTCTATTTAACTATGAGTGATGCAGATTTTGTAGATGATATTTCTCAGGATGTATTTATTAGTGTTTTTCATAAACTCAAAGATTTTCGCTTCGAGTCAAAATTTACAACTTGGCTTTACAGAATTACTGTTAACAAGTGCAAAGATTATTTAAGGAAAAAACAAGTAAGAAGTATTTTTTTGCCAATTGAAGATACTGATACTAAATACGGTGTACGAACAGTTGCAGAAAATATTGATATTCCAGGATTAGTAAGGAAAGCAATTGATAAGTTACCAGAGAAGCTGAAAGTGCCTTTAATTCTTAGAGATATCGAAGGATTTTCTTACAAAGAAATAGCTGACCAGCTGGGCTGTGAAGTGGGTACTATTAAATCGAGGATTTTTAGAGCAAGAGAAACATTGAAAATAATTTTAGAGCCTTTTCAAAAAGAGTTTTTTTAACAATGCTTGAAAATCAAAAAGTAAAAAAATCTATTCCATTTGATTCCTTAAAGCGAACCCTTCCTCTTGTTACTATATTTATTCTTACCGCTGCCTTAATGTTTTACTTTCGTTACCATAAGAAAAACTTTAATAGCTTTATTGAATCTGATAAGAAAAGTTTGATTTCTCTTTATACTGAGAACTTAAAACCACTTTTCTTTAAATCAGAAATTACAAATGAAGACATCTTTAATTTTGCGGTAAGTCGACAATTACCACTTATAAAAGAAAATAACAAAGAATTTATACTTGCTAATAGTGATTCAGCAGGGTATCAAGTTTACGAGCTAAAACATGAGCATCAGATTTCTACTGTTAATAACTATGCTAACTTTAAAAATTACTTTCATTTAAACGATAAAGAAAGCACTGAGCTGGATTCTATTTTGAATTCGTACAAGAGAAATATTTACAAATACGTTTGGCTTAATGATAAAAACACAGTTGCAGTAAATCCATTGTTGCTAACATTACAAAAGGAAATTTTAGGTTCTTTAATTTCTTTTGTTAGTAAAAAGGATAAAAATAAAATTCTGAAATTATCCTCTAAAGAATTTTATGATAAAATACAAACTAATATTCCTAATCTAACTAATTTTTCCCAGTCAGATACAAGTAAAGATTTTATAATTCTAGCGCCCGATACCATGTTAATAGCAAAAGTTAAATTTAATCCCGAAAGTTTTGATACTATTTATAGTCGGTGGGAAGTTAATTTGCAAAAAATTAAAAGCCAGTTAAAGAATTTTCAAAAGGGTGAGACTAGGTTAGCCACACAATTAAAGGACATTAAAATAGATGTTCCAGATTTAATAATTGCTGAATTATTCCCAAACAAGGCTGATAAATCTGTAAAATCTAGCATTGATAAATTGAGATTCAAAATACCTAAAACGCAAAATCAATTTATGCAAGATTCTCTAATTGATAGTTTAAGAGAAATCATTTTTTTAGCTTCTAAACTTTCATTGAATAATTTACAGAACGAACCTTTTCAGGTATTTAAGGGCGATAAAATTCAGAAAAGAATAATACCATCTAGAGTAAAGGAAGTGGAGAAAGTTGAACTTGGCAATATTGATAAAATAGTTAATGAGGTTGTTAAAGAATTTTCTAAGGGTGATAAAGCTGACTGGGAAAAATTTGGTCAAAAAATTGACTCTCTTACTAAAAATATTTCAGAAAAAGAAAAAAATTCTGTAAATAAGAAAATAAATAAGTAAAAACATATTTTATGATTGGTATTCTTAGTGTTTAATTGTATGGGTGAGTTTAACATTGAATTTTAGTTTTAGTATGATTGTCACAAAATTATTAATAAGTCATGCAAATGAATTTTTACAAAATAACACGAACAAGAAAATTAGAATACACAATTCTATTTTCTATTTTGCTTTTTTTGTTTGATGTTATTTTTTCTTCGCACGATTCAATTATTATCCACATTGCTCACGAAATTATTGTCTTTTTGGTTATTACTTCTCTTTACATTTATCTAAAAGATTTCTTAGCCATTAGAACAAATTCACCTTTTACTTTAGTGGTTAATTCATTAATACTGGCAGCATTAATATTTTTTATTCTTACTCTAACCAACACTTTCTTTAATTATTCTGAAATTAATAGTAATAAAATTAGTTTTCCTGGTTCTTTTTCCTTGCTCTTGATTATCTTTATTCTTATTGGAGCTGCTACATTTATTTTTTCAGGTTTTCGTGAGTTATTTTACTTTCGTCAGAAGAAAAATCTGCAGATGTACTTTAACACAATGCTTGTTTTTTTAGCATTAGCATATTTTTCTAATTTGCTAATAAAATTTGATGACACTTTTGATTATCCAAAAGATGCTTTTTTTGTTGTATCTATAATAT
Coding sequences within it:
- a CDS encoding PAS domain-containing sensor histidine kinase — encoded protein: MKKIYNSVNIKISLLIIAVAIAAGTLFYTQGLIKRLQEREKEIVQLYAQSLEFIANSETQNSDITFIFQNIIQKIDFPVILTNSEGKVTSEIKGSGYNNIEIDPKLTQQQKIKFLQEKVRELAKIHPPINVKYKDVTLSKIYYGDSDLVQRLRYYPYLQIIFAIFFILIAYTGFNYLKKSEQSNIWVGMSKETAHQLGTPISSLMGWNEILKMNYNNPDKVLDASEEISNDITRLYKIAKRFSKIGSKPELVEDSPYEVIENVINYFQRRLPQLGKNVTINLTGDKNIKARMNAELFEWVIENLIKNSLDAIEHKEGRIDLEIKGNKKFVEIEVKDNGKGIEHKNKKDIFRPGFSTKRRGWGLGLSLSKRIIEDYHNGKIFVKQTIPNEGTTFKILLRAI
- a CDS encoding 2Fe-2S iron-sulfur cluster-binding protein, coding for MEKLLHLEVKNIIRETHDTVSFILTEKNGLKVDFLAGQFLTLLFNIDGEEIRRGYSISSSPYDLPTIRITIKKVKNGFASHKLLDEIKKGDILYSLPPLGNFVYSTNGNGKKIFLFGAGSGITPLYSILKTALLEKEKPQVYLYYSNKTEKDIIFKEELEELQLRFPNNFILKHTLTQPSDDWKGDTGRITKEKAIEYLSKFNFDILEKAEYYLCGPEGMMKNVLDALVELKITKKKIHRENFTISILNEADQTEEVERDITIIFKDKAHKIKIKPDETILQKALSLGLELPNSCQIGECGTCRAKLLSGKLKLIEQTALSEDEIKLGYCLTCVGHPASDDVVILYEDSF
- a CDS encoding RNA polymerase sigma factor codes for the protein MDFSDNKKVLGNNSTKLFELDDFELIKRFINGDQSVFRVLVGKHKDKVRNLVYLTMSDADFVDDISQDVFISVFHKLKDFRFESKFTTWLYRITVNKCKDYLRKKQVRSIFLPIEDTDTKYGVRTVAENIDIPGLVRKAIDKLPEKLKVPLILRDIEGFSYKEIADQLGCEVGTIKSRIFRARETLKIILEPFQKEFF
- a CDS encoding STAS domain-containing protein; its protein translation is MKIKTYEKYNAVVIELKGNVMGGPEAQEFSDLLHDLIKQNKKNVVIDLSETKFMNSSGLGMLISGYTTLKNGGGNMKLANATEKIESLLVITKLITIFEHYDSVDKAVESFK
- a CDS encoding cytidine/deoxycytidylate deaminase family protein, whose product is MKPKRPSWDEYFLKLAMLVSERATCPRMHCGCVLVKDKQILSTGYNGSIPGDEHCEDVGCMIVDNHCVRTIHAEMNAILQCSSHGISTQGATAYITNMPCTNCSKALITAGIKEIVIFSEYHDTLAEHFFAKANVKIRRMPMPEKYIDYDIDNFVSARKLK
- a CDS encoding adenylosuccinate synthase; protein product: MNITVLVGSQWGDEGKGKIVDILSERYNIVVRYQGGANAGHTVLIGEKQFILHLIPSGILRENVQCVIGNGVVIDPKALLDEIKFLEENGISSEGRLFISQNAHLIMPYHKLLDSINESSATKIGTTGRGIGPCYIDKYARKGIKIVDLLDRRVLEEKIKINIEEKNNILKKVYNQKELDVNEIIKEYIEFDKLIDKYITDVPTFLNKAIDNEKAILLEGAQGTMLDVDFGTYPFVTSSNPTAGGACTGTGIPPTKISSVFGIVKAYTTRVGLGPFPTELTGEEGDKLRKVGNEFGATTGRPRRCGWFDAFLVNYSRMINGIERAAITKLDVLSYLDEIKVCIGYEINGKRLKSYPNNVNLLERVTPIYETLPGWKVDISNIKYYDDLPSETKDYLSFISQQAGFEISIISVGARRDQTIEL